The Lactuca sativa cultivar Salinas chromosome 2, Lsat_Salinas_v11, whole genome shotgun sequence genome includes a window with the following:
- the LOC111901466 gene encoding ruBisCO large subunit-binding protein subunit alpha — protein MASANAISTASIICSPKQGGLRNGNGGVSQLRTAQTTTQSHRRFAVRAAAKDIAFDQSSRSAMQAGIDKLADAVGLTLGPRGRNVVLDEYGAPKVVNDGVTIARAIELPDAMENAGAALIREVASKTNDSAGDGTTTASVLAREIIKLGLLSVTSGANPVSVKKGIDKTVAGLVEELEKRARPVKGRDDIKAIASISAGNDDVIGAMIADAIDKVGSDGVLSIESSSSFETTVDVEEGMEIDRGYISPQFVTNSEKLIVEFENARVLVTDQKISSIKDIIPLLEKTTQLRAPLLIIAEDVTGEALATLVVNKLRGILNVAAIKAPGFGERRKALLQDIAIMTGAEYQATDLGLLIENTQVEQLGMARKITISKDSTTIIADAASKDEIQSRISQIKKELSETDSVYDSEKLSERIAKLSGGVAVIKVGAATETELEDRKLRIEDAKNATFAAIEEGIVPGGGAAFVHLSTLVPAIKEKLDDADERLGADIIQKALVAPASLIAQNAGIEGEVVVEKVKEGEWEMGYNAMSDKYENLVEAGVIDPAKVTRCALQNSASVAGMVLTTQAIVVEKAKPKAAVGGVPQGLAV, from the exons ATGGCGTCTGCTAATGCAATTTCCACAGCTTCTATCATCTGCTCTCCTAAACAG GGGGGATTGAGAAATGGTAATGGGGGTGTTAGTCAATTGCGGACTGCTCAGACGACGACACAATCGCATCGCCGGTTCGCGGTTCGCGCTGCGGCTAAAGACATTGCCTTTGATCAGAGTTCTAGGTCGGCTATGCAGGCCGGTATTGATAAACTTGCCGATGCTGTTGGTCTTACTCTTGGCCCTAGAG GACGGAATGTTGTCCTGGACGAATACGGCGCCCCAAAGGTGGTTAATGATGGCGTTACAATTGCCAGAGCTATTGAGCTACCTGATGCCATGGAAAACGCTGGCGCTGCTCTTATCAGAGAG GTTGCAAGCAAAACCAATGATTCAGCTGGTGATGGTACAACAACCGCATCAGTTCTTGCACGTGAAATCATCAAACTCGGCCTCTTGAGTGTAACTTCTGGTGCTAATCCTGTCTCAGTAAAGAAAGGAATCGACAAAACTGTAGCTGGTCTGGTTGAGGAGCTGGAAAAGAGAGCCCGACCTGTTAAAGGTCGTGATGACATCAAAG CCATTGCCTCAATTTCTGCTGGAAATGATGACGTCATCGGTGCCATGATTGCTGATGCCATCGACAAGGTTGGATCAGATGGTGTGTTGTCTATTGAATCATCATCCTCCTTTGAGACAACTGTTGATGTTGAAGAAGGAATGGAG ATTGACAGAGGATACATCTCTCCACAATTCGTTACAAACTCTGAAAAACTAATAGTTGAATTCGAGAACGCCAGAGTGTTAGTCACAGACCAAAAGATATCTTCCATAAAAGACATAATCCCATTGTTGGAGAAAACAACTCAATTAAGAGCTCCTTTGTTAATTATCGCTGAAGATGTTACTGGTGAAGCTCTAGCCACTCTAGTCGTGAACAAGTTGAGAGGCATTCTTAATGTCGCTGCCATTAAAGCACCTGGTTTTGGTGAAAGAAGAAAAGCCCTCCTTCAAGACATCGCCATCATGACAG GAGCTGAATACCAAGCGACTGACTTGGGTTTGCTCATTGAAAACACACAAGTTGAGCAACTTGGTATGGCGAGAAAGATCACAATCAGCAAAGACTCAACTACAATCATAGCTGATGCTGCATCAAAAGATGAGATTCAATCAAGAATTTCCCAGATTAAAAAAGAGTTATCTGAAACAGATTCAGTATATGATTCCGAAAAACTTTCAGAGAGAATCGCGAAATTATCCGGTGGGGTCGCTGTCATAAAAGTGGGTGCTGCAACCGAAACCGAATTAGAAGACCGAAAACTTCGAATTGAGGATGCGAAAAACGCGACATTTGCAGCTATAGAAGAAGGAATAGTCCCTGGAGGTGGAGCTGCATTTGTTCATCTGTCAACATTAGTTCCTGCCATTAAAGAAAAGCTTGATGATGCTGATGAACGTTTGGGTGCTGATATTATTCAAAAGGCGTTGGTGGCACCTGCGTCATTGATTGCACAGAACGCTGGAATTGAAGGTGAGGTGGTGGTTGAGAAGGTGAAGGAAGGGGAATGGGAGATGGGGTATAATGCGATGAGTGATAAGTATGAGAATTTGGTGGAGGCTGGAGTTATTGATCCAGCGAAGGTGACACGATGTGCGCTTCAGAATTCTGCTTCGGTTGCTGGAATGGTGTTGACTACACAGGCGATTGTGGTTGAGAAGGCTAAGCCTAAGGCGGCTGTGGGTGGTGTGCCTCAGGGACTGGCTGTGTAA